DNA from Sphaerodactylus townsendi isolate TG3544 linkage group LG08, MPM_Stown_v2.3, whole genome shotgun sequence:
AAATAATTATACCAAAACAGAAATGACGTCTTTAGGTGTAAAGCTTGTTGTAACTAGACAGCCAGACTTAGTCAGCTATCTCAATGGTTATTTAAATGCCAATTGAAATTgggaggaattgggggggggggcagcagcacgCTGGCAGGATGGGCCCTGTGCTGgggtaagtgtcctggggagggcgAATCCACTGGCACAGGGTGCACTGTTCCCAAGACCAGATTCCTCTCTCTTTGGATGGGCTCTTAGTGACTCATACCTTATACTCTTACCTATTGTGCTAGACCAGCTGTCAGTATTATTAAACTGATGAGCTGAAATTATGTAATCACGATTTTATTAGAATACTACACGCTGTATTCAGACTTTATGAAATGGAAGCAGATcttaagtgtgtatgtgtgtttttgttATTTCACAGACAACACAAAACAGCTGAGATTTGAAGATGTAGTAAATCAGTCAAGCCCCAAAAACTGTACCGTCTACTGTGGAGGAATTGCCTCTGGATTGACAGGTAAGAATTAGTTATATGGATCTCGTAACATTGCAGTTTAGGCTGTTAAGAAGAAAATAACTGATAGAAAATGTGTTTTCTTATAGATCAACTTATGAGACAGACATTTTCACCTTTTGGACAGATTATGGAAATAAGAGTTTTTCCAGAAAAAGGTTATTCATTTGTGAGGTAAGACAGTTAATACCAtttattttgaacatttattctgaaaatattttactattttaatttggcaagttgtttttttttatcaaACCTGCTATTTTTAAAGAGGAGAAATTGTTGAGCCTTTAAATTTGGGTACAGTATAAGGTGGAATGAAGGAGTGGaccatttgcttttttaattcattttgtaTAAGAGGTATTTCTTCAGCCAAGTTGCTCAACTACATCTCCAGAAACAGGATTCAGATCTCTCCAGTCTTTCAGTAGATGCCAGGCATTTGTGCAATACATTTGTGACTATTTTTTCTACTGTTGATATATAACTTCTAAGCTTTTCCAGTAGATCAGTCAGTCATATTTTTATTACTCTGTAAtcatctgataaataaataactatgcACCATTTTGGAAGACAAGTGTTTTTACACTGGGAATAAATTCTGTTTTCATGTTTGTTTACTCCTCAGGTTTTCAACTCATGAAAGTGCAGCACATGCTATTGTTTCAGTTAACGGAACCACAATTGAAGGACATGTTGTTAAATGCTACTGGGGTAAAGAATCACCAGATATAACTAAAAATTTTCAACAggtaatttgtgtttttttaaatagtagtATTTTGTCCTTCCAACGATGCTCAGGGTTGGTGACAAGAAGagtgaaaaacagaacaaaataaattcCTAGAGCATGGTTTATAGTAAACCATGCATACCACAAAATGTCACAGTTTTGCTCACAACTGCTACTTCAGGGCTCCACAAGGGCTACTTCCATCAATCCAGCTGCCATTTCAGATTCAGTCAGAATCAACACCCATTTTCAGTAACAAGATCTTTGAAACAGGCAGATGGTGTAGGCTGTCTGGAGCCAAGGAGGGGAATGGTGCAGGTTTTTTGAGGCTGTTCCATATTAATGGAACAGCAGCTTTGAGAACTAGATTCCTAGCTGAGACTAGTAGACCTTCCCAGTATTTGCCAAATGTGCATATATTCTAAATTGCAGATGGCTAATCTTTGAAGCTGGTATGGTTTGATTTCTGCATGTACTTCAGTAAGCGCTCTGCACTGTTATGGTTAAgaattcttgattttttttctattgtttCTCACTTTTTTATCCATggttttctccaaggagttcatgACTGTATGCATGGTGTGTTTCCTCTGTCTTCCCACCAtatttaaagctttttttaaaccTCCAGGTCGACTACAGTCAGTGGGGTCAGTGGAGTCAAGTTTATGGGAATCCACAGCAGTATGGACAGTACATGGCCAATGGGTGGCAAGTTCCATCTTATGGAATGTATGGTCAAGCATGGAATCAACAGGGATTTGGTGTAGAGTAAGTAGTTCAATTTTTAACTACTATTTAAACATATTGTTCTTCCCTGACAAAAGTTTTGTGCTATGGTTTTCATCTGTGCTTGGCATAGCTATAGCATTTGGCTGAGGTGAATAATTAATATAAAGCACTCTGTGGTTTCTGTGTTGATTTTATCAGTCTTGTTCCTGAAAGTTTGAGGAATTTGGTAGAATTTAGGTTACCTGTTATCAAACCTCTACATACATCCATTCTCTAGGACATATACATGAACATCATAATTTTACCTCCATAAACTTGAGGTGTCTGATTCCAAAATTATGTCCAGTCAGTTGTTGCAATATTAGCCAATCATGTTGACGAAGACATAACTTAAACATCAATTTTAATTTCAGCAACTATTTTATAAGTCAATAAATGCATGAGATTTACAGATAAAATTAATGCATCTTAATTTATTACTAACAGCAGGCCCCTTGGAAAAATATAGCTTTGTGTGCCTTTTAAAAGGCAGGCAGAAATGTTGCCTCACCTGTTTCCTCATGCATGGGCTGTCTGAAGCTGGTGTGGCACTAAATGCAGTGAGGGTGTCGCATGCAGGATCAATTATGTGGAGCACAGATAACATGGAGAACCAACTTGAACCTGCCACTCTACACTACATTCATGTAGATAGCTGCATCTATCAAAATGATAGAAAGCACAAGTTGTTAGTGAATAGATCCTCTTTTCATCTTTACTTTTAGGCTGAATATGAACAGCTATGTTTTCTGTTATTTGTTGTGTCTTCATCAGAAGTTGTGTATTGAGGCATCTTAATAACCAGTTGCATTCACTTCCTCTCTTTTAAACAGTCAAACACCATCTGCGGCCTGGGTGAGTGGATTTGGTGCTCAGCCTGCCCAGGGACAAGCAGCACCTGTAATACCTAATCAGGCTGGATATGGTATGGCAAGTTACCAAACACAGTGAACTGGGGCTCTCGTTAAAAGTATGATTTCGAGATAGGCTTCAATTTCCAGTGATATTTCGAAGACTGGACTATAGACATTGGGGGCTTaaagaatatttattttgaaaattgaaAATGTTTGGAACCTTTAGCACAGCGTTTGCTTTTGGTGAAGGACACAAATGTCTTCTGGTtatgcctttttaatttttttttgttcatggtGGATATGGACATGTTTTTTCTTtatgtacaaaaattaaaataaagtcaATAAAGACAACTCTGACTATAAATTTTGGTatattaggaaaaaatgtttAATAACATGATTCTTATGACCATTCCATTATTTTGCTTTCAGTGTTTTATATCACAGCTTTttaagaaaagtgatattaaagtTGCTTTTAGTTGAACTCTAAAATGTAATATTTTGGTTGTGGTCCAAACATTACATCATAGAAGACAGTTTTCTTCAGTAACCACAAGGCCGTCAATCAGAAGACAGTCATGgaaataccttttttaaaaaaacaaaaacaaatccacCAACAGTTTTTCTTGGTGTGTGAAGAGACTGAAGTCTAATAGAAATGTTGCAGCTTAAGTATTTGCATTACTTGAGCAAACATGTGTCCACATTCATGGAGTATAGTAAGTGAAAAACTGCATTTAAATTTTAACTGCAGTCTCCCGCCCCCATCCCTGAGTGTGGTGGTTGGCAATcatacttttttcttttacataagTTTGTACTTAAAGGCAATGTTATAAAAGCATGTTCAGACATAGAAGTAGCAATGTAATTATTCAAAGTAATACTGAATATACTCTGCTGTTTTGCAGTGGATTGACAAGAATGTGCAAGACTGAGATTTCCAAAGTTGGCTACTATGTAAAGTTACATGAATTACTATACAAAAAGCCTTAATTTTAATTTCACAAATCTTTAATTAAATCTTTTTGTCATTAGAAATCTGAATTATTTTTGCTTTATATTACTCAGTATGTAAATATCTTGGTTGACAACCTTGTACATCTACTTGAAGATTTCCTTGAGTTGTGTAGTACCTG
Protein-coding regions in this window:
- the TIAL1 gene encoding nucleolysin TIAR isoform X3, producing the protein MITEQPDSRRVNSSVGFSVLQHTSNDPYCFVEFYEHRDAAAALAAMNGRKILGKEVKVNWATTPSSQKKDTSNHFHVFVGDLSPEITTDDIKSAFAPFGKISDARVVKDMATGKSKGYGFVSFYNKLDAENAIVHMGGQWLGGRQIRTNWATRKPPAPKSTQENNTKQLRFEDVVNQSSPKNCTVYCGGIASGLTDQLMRQTFSPFGQIMEIRVFPEKGYSFVRFSTHESAAHAIVSVNGTTIEGHVVKCYWGKESPDITKNFQQVDYSQWGQWSQVYGNPQQYGQYMANGWQVPSYGMYGQAWNQQGFGVDQTPSAAWVSGFGAQPAQGQAAPVIPNQAGYGMASYQTQ
- the TIAL1 gene encoding nucleolysin TIAR isoform X2, whose amino-acid sequence is MEDDGQPRTLYVGNLSRDVTEVLILQLFSQIGPCKSCKMITEHTSNDPYCFVEFYEHRDAAAALAAMNGRKILGKEVKVNWATTPSSQKKDTSNHFHVFVGDLSPEITTDDIKSAFAPFGKISDARVVKDMATGKSKGYGFVSFYNKLDAENAIVHMGGQWLGGRQIRTNWATRKPPAPKSTQENNTKQLRFEDVVNQSSPKNCTVYCGGIASGLTDQLMRQTFSPFGQIMEIRVFPEKGYSFVRFSTHESAAHAIVSVNGTTIEGHVVKCYWGKESPDITKNFQQVDYSQWGQWSQVYGNPQQYGQYMANGWQVPSYGMYGQAWNQQGFGVDQTPSAAWVSGFGAQPAQGQAAPVIPNQAGYGMASYQTQ
- the TIAL1 gene encoding nucleolysin TIAR isoform X4; this encodes MDARVVKDMATGKSKGYGFVSFYNKLDAENAIVHMGGQWLGGRQIRTNWATRKPPAPKSTQENNTKQLRFEDVVNQSSPKNCTVYCGGIASGLTDQLMRQTFSPFGQIMEIRVFPEKGYSFVRFSTHESAAHAIVSVNGTTIEGHVVKCYWGKESPDITKNFQQVDYSQWGQWSQVYGNPQQYGQYMANGWQVPSYGMYGQAWNQQGFGVDQTPSAAWVSGFGAQPAQGQAAPVIPNQAGYGMASYQTQ